A single window of Halococcus saccharolyticus DSM 5350 DNA harbors:
- a CDS encoding type I restriction endonuclease subunit R has product MSKIYDEESFGDAIEAHLCEHGGYTTLSSDDFDTERGFFPDTVVSFVKETQPGKWSELETRLGDDPRDEFLTQLDSALDRLDQGTLEVLRHGFKIAGVRIQFAYFQPETGYNPDLREKYQGNRLTVTRELYYSTSHPNRSLDLCLSINGLPVATVELKNPWTDQTIEDAKTQYKKTRDPSQPVLKFKRGAIVHFALDQNQVAYTTRLEGSDTHFLPFNRGHNRGAGNPPVDHGHRTNYLWEDIWSRDSWLDIIRRYVHLDTEEIRQDGIVVDTKETMIFPRYHQLECVRNLIEASQNNGPGEDYLVQHSTGSGKSKSIGWLAHRFVSLHNADEEPVYDSVVVVTDRTVLDDQLQDTIYDIDHEHGVVHGVEGENRSKSAELAEYLEKGKDIIITTLQTFPYVIEHAASLPERDYAVIVDEAHSSQTGEMAKEMKEILSGAEIEENDDWETLLAKSAEARGKQDNLSFFAFTATPKGKTLETFGTVPEDSENPEPFHVYSMRQAIEEGFILDVLQNYTTYNTYYNLVQQADEDPRLPESEAKGAISRFLKLHPHNISQKVEIIVEHYREHTQHKIGGRAKAMIVTDSRKAAVRYKRKIDEYLSEQDYDLKALVAFSGTVEEEGVEYTETGMNGIQQSELPRKFSSSEYQVLVVAEKYQTGFDEPLLHTMYVDKKLSGVQAVQTLSRLNRTAPGKEDTFVLDFVNDRDQIQEAFQPFYEQTTVEETTDPQHIYQLESELRAFPVFTDEEVDQFAKAFFSPQNTATEQAHAKLSQHTQNARDQFITLPVERQDEFRSKLKAFIRLYKFQSQIVSYSDTELEKLYTFGRFLYKELPRDPQDASVEFEDELALRYYRIEKESEGDIRLDQSAGEVSVPTETGTRSQEEDEIELSKLVERINEQLGTDFTGADELFLQQVKEDALDDENLQQSARANTKSNFSYAFDEKLTEMFIDRMEQNEDLFAKYIDDDEFQTLVTDLLRDEVYEASQETAES; this is encoded by the coding sequence ATGAGCAAAATCTACGACGAGGAGTCCTTCGGGGACGCCATCGAAGCCCACCTCTGCGAGCACGGCGGCTACACGACGCTGTCGAGCGACGATTTCGATACTGAGCGCGGGTTCTTCCCGGATACCGTCGTCTCGTTCGTTAAGGAAACCCAACCTGGGAAGTGGTCCGAGCTCGAAACTCGGCTTGGGGACGACCCACGTGATGAATTTCTCACACAACTCGACAGTGCACTCGATCGGCTTGACCAAGGAACCCTCGAAGTGCTTCGGCATGGATTCAAGATCGCTGGCGTTCGTATCCAATTTGCTTACTTCCAGCCCGAAACGGGGTACAATCCCGATTTGCGGGAGAAGTACCAGGGAAATCGGCTCACCGTCACGAGAGAACTTTACTACTCTACATCCCACCCAAATCGAAGCCTCGATCTTTGTCTGTCGATAAATGGGCTACCTGTCGCCACTGTCGAGTTGAAGAACCCGTGGACAGACCAGACTATTGAGGACGCGAAGACCCAGTACAAGAAGACCCGAGATCCATCACAACCTGTCCTCAAGTTTAAGCGAGGTGCAATTGTTCATTTTGCACTCGACCAGAACCAAGTCGCCTACACCACTCGACTCGAGGGTTCTGATACCCACTTTTTGCCATTTAACCGGGGACACAATCGTGGAGCAGGCAACCCACCGGTCGATCATGGCCACCGTACAAATTATCTCTGGGAGGATATCTGGTCCAGAGACAGTTGGCTCGATATCATTCGACGGTATGTTCATCTCGATACTGAGGAGATCCGTCAAGATGGCATCGTAGTGGATACGAAGGAGACAATGATTTTCCCGCGGTATCATCAATTAGAGTGCGTCCGTAACCTCATTGAGGCATCTCAGAATAACGGTCCAGGCGAGGACTATCTCGTTCAGCACTCAACTGGCAGTGGAAAAAGCAAATCTATCGGATGGCTCGCCCATCGTTTTGTCTCCCTCCATAACGCAGACGAGGAGCCCGTTTACGATTCCGTCGTTGTCGTCACAGACCGGACTGTTCTTGATGACCAGCTCCAAGACACGATTTACGATATCGACCACGAACATGGAGTGGTCCACGGTGTAGAGGGCGAGAATCGGTCCAAATCCGCCGAACTTGCCGAGTATCTGGAGAAAGGGAAAGATATCATCATCACCACGCTCCAGACCTTCCCATACGTCATTGAGCACGCTGCCTCGCTTCCCGAACGGGATTACGCTGTTATCGTTGACGAGGCTCACAGTAGTCAGACGGGAGAAATGGCAAAGGAGATGAAAGAGATTCTCTCGGGCGCTGAGATCGAGGAAAACGACGATTGGGAAACGCTTCTCGCTAAAAGTGCTGAGGCTCGTGGCAAGCAAGACAACCTCTCGTTCTTTGCTTTTACAGCCACTCCCAAAGGCAAGACGTTGGAAACATTCGGTACAGTACCGGAGGATAGCGAAAATCCTGAGCCATTTCATGTATATTCAATGCGGCAGGCAATTGAGGAGGGATTCATTCTCGATGTTCTCCAGAACTATACCACCTACAATACGTACTACAATCTCGTCCAGCAGGCTGATGAAGATCCTCGTCTTCCAGAAAGCGAAGCAAAAGGAGCAATCTCCCGCTTCCTAAAACTCCATCCTCACAATATCAGCCAAAAGGTGGAGATCATCGTCGAACACTATCGCGAACACACCCAACACAAGATTGGGGGTCGGGCGAAAGCTATGATCGTCACCGACTCTCGAAAGGCTGCTGTCCGCTACAAGCGAAAAATCGACGAGTATCTCTCAGAACAAGACTACGATCTGAAGGCGTTGGTTGCATTCAGTGGTACTGTCGAGGAGGAGGGCGTCGAATACACTGAAACGGGGATGAATGGCATCCAACAGTCAGAACTCCCCCGCAAATTCTCTAGCTCGGAGTATCAGGTTCTCGTCGTCGCCGAAAAGTACCAAACGGGGTTCGATGAACCGCTCCTTCACACAATGTATGTCGATAAGAAACTCTCCGGAGTCCAGGCTGTTCAAACCCTTTCACGACTAAATAGGACCGCTCCTGGAAAGGAAGATACCTTTGTTCTCGACTTCGTTAACGACCGAGACCAGATTCAGGAAGCCTTCCAACCTTTCTATGAGCAAACAACTGTTGAAGAAACCACTGACCCGCAGCACATCTACCAATTAGAGTCCGAACTGAGGGCGTTTCCGGTGTTTACCGATGAGGAAGTCGACCAGTTCGCGAAGGCATTCTTTAGTCCACAGAATACAGCTACTGAGCAGGCACATGCCAAACTCTCGCAACACACTCAAAACGCCCGTGATCAGTTCATAACGCTCCCTGTAGAACGACAGGACGAATTTCGCTCAAAGCTCAAAGCATTCATTCGCTTATACAAATTCCAGTCGCAGATCGTCAGTTACTCCGATACCGAACTTGAGAAGCTCTATACATTTGGTCGCTTCCTCTACAAAGAACTTCCACGAGATCCACAAGATGCCAGTGTCGAGTTTGAAGATGAGCTCGCCCTCCGTTACTACCGGATCGAGAAAGAGTCAGAGGGGGACATTCGACTTGATCAATCTGCTGGCGAGGTATCGGTGCCAACTGAAACCGGAACTCGATCACAAGAAGAAGACGAGATCGAACTCTCAAAGCTAGTTGAGCGGATCAACGAACAATTAGGTACGGATTTCACTGGCGCAGATGAGTTGTTCCTCCAACAGGTGAAGGAGGATGCACTTGATGATGAGAATCTGCAGCAATCGGCACGGGCGAACACAAAAAGTAACTTTTCCTATGCCTTCGACGAGAAGCTCACCGAGATGTTCATCGATCGAATGGAACAGAATGAGGACCTCTTTGCCAAGTATATCGACGATGACGAATTCCAAACACTGGTAACGGACTTACTTCGGGACGAAGTATATGAAGCGAGTCAAGAAACTGCTGAATCGTAG
- a CDS encoding restriction endonuclease subunit S: MTQDRLAFAEDDPSQSETVRLKHLARINPSKSEIDDVPPDTTVSFVPLEGFGTSGAIESSEEKPLAEVYDGYTYFRESDIAIAKITPSFENGKGAICKGLENGIGFGTTELHILRPRENTDTGFLWYVLRAKPFMDEAETSMRGVAGQKRLKSEFVETYRVPELPLDEQRDVADFLDRRTARIDALVAKQKRLLDLLDEKRQAFVTRTITAGLDFTVAKKSTEIGWFDEIPAHWDTTRVRFVARLESGHTPSKSNEEYWTDTDVPWVSLADSGRLRKNDRITETEHYTNQKGLNNSSAHILPTGTVVFTRDATVGLCAILDRPMAVAQHLVGWVCGSKILPEYLLNVFESMDQEFDLLTRGSTISTIGMPDIRSLKTPLPPVEEQREIVEHIQNETEQLSNLIDNVEEAIDLLEEKRQALITAAVTGQIDVTEARGETHATHR; the protein is encoded by the coding sequence ATGACCCAGGATCGGTTGGCGTTCGCCGAGGACGATCCGAGCCAGTCCGAAACGGTCCGGCTGAAACATCTCGCACGCATCAACCCATCGAAGTCGGAGATCGACGATGTGCCACCCGACACGACGGTATCGTTCGTCCCGCTGGAAGGGTTCGGCACGAGTGGAGCTATCGAATCATCCGAGGAAAAGCCGCTTGCGGAGGTCTACGATGGATACACCTACTTTCGAGAAAGCGACATAGCGATAGCGAAGATCACGCCGTCGTTCGAGAACGGCAAAGGAGCCATCTGCAAAGGGCTGGAGAATGGGATCGGTTTCGGAACGACGGAACTCCACATTCTGCGCCCGCGTGAGAACACGGACACGGGATTTCTGTGGTACGTCCTGCGCGCAAAGCCGTTCATGGACGAGGCGGAAACGTCCATGCGGGGTGTCGCTGGCCAGAAGCGACTCAAATCGGAGTTCGTCGAAACATACCGCGTTCCGGAACTCCCGTTAGACGAGCAACGAGATGTTGCTGATTTTCTCGACCGCCGCACTGCCCGCATCGACGCGCTCGTAGCGAAACAGAAACGTCTCCTCGATTTGCTCGACGAGAAACGGCAGGCGTTCGTCACTCGGACCATAACAGCAGGTCTCGACTTTACGGTAGCGAAAAAGAGCACGGAGATTGGATGGTTTGACGAAATTCCTGCGCACTGGGACACAACCCGTGTTCGATTCGTTGCGCGTTTGGAATCCGGCCATACACCGAGCAAGTCGAACGAAGAATACTGGACTGATACGGATGTCCCGTGGGTTTCCCTCGCAGATTCGGGACGACTGCGTAAAAATGACCGTATAACCGAGACGGAGCACTACACGAACCAGAAGGGTTTGAACAACTCTTCAGCGCATATTCTCCCCACAGGGACGGTCGTCTTCACACGAGACGCGACGGTTGGACTCTGCGCCATTTTGGATCGTCCTATGGCAGTCGCACAGCATCTTGTGGGATGGGTCTGTGGATCCAAAATACTGCCAGAATACCTACTCAACGTGTTTGAATCGATGGACCAGGAATTCGATTTGCTCACTCGTGGCTCTACCATTTCGACCATTGGGATGCCCGACATCCGCTCGTTGAAGACTCCACTCCCTCCCGTGGAGGAACAACGCGAGATCGTCGAGCACATCCAAAATGAGACGGAACAACTCTCGAACCTCATCGACAACGTAGAGGAGGCAATCGACCTCCTCGAAGAGAAACGCCAGGCGCTCATCACGGCCGCGGTCACGGGCCAGATTGATGTTACCGAGGCCCGTGGTGAAACCCACGCCACTCACAGATGA